ATTATTAAAACGAATTGCAACAAGCCACGACTTAATCTAGAGTTAAGACATGTTTTCCCGGTTTCATACGGTTTGGCACCGGGATTGCTAAACCAGGGAACGCTTTTTTAAAATTGCGTTCTAAAGCCCACTACTGAAGGAGGAAGCAATGGTCAAAACCCGCACGATCTTCTCCACCCTGACTGCAACCCTGTTTCTCGCCGCACTGATGGTTTCCGGCGGCACCGCGGAAGCAAAAACCCGCCTGGCCTTTTCCGGCGGCCCCGACGGCGGTACCTTCCAGTATTTCTCCAACGCCATTTCCTCTCGTCTCTCCCGCAACTTGCCCAACGTCGAGGTCTCCAACATGGCCTCGGCCGGTTCCGTGGAAAATCTGCGCCGCGTCAACTCGGGCGATGCCGATTTCGGCGTGGTCTACGCAGGCGACATTTACCTGGGCATGAAGGGGGAGCTGACCAACGACACCCGGGAGTACAAGATGATCTTGCCCAGCAAAAACGGACAGCGCGCTAAGCGGCTAATTTCGCCTCCACCGCCTCTGGGCTAATGTACCCGTTGGCGCTGTGGCGGCGGCTTCGATTGTAGTCAACTTCGATGTACTCGAAAACAGTCTGGCGCA
This is a stretch of genomic DNA from Geoalkalibacter sp.. It encodes these proteins:
- a CDS encoding TAXI family TRAP transporter solute-binding subunit; its protein translation is MVKTRTIFSTLTATLFLAALMVSGGTAEAKTRLAFSGGPDGGTFQYFSNAISSRLSRNLPNVEVSNMASAGSVENLRRVNSGDADFGVVYAGDIYLGMKGELTNDTREYKMILPSKNGQRAKRLISPPPPLG